AAGCTGCATACAAAGTTGCAGAAGAATAGATCATATGTAGTTAAGTTGGATCATTAAAAGACAGGCCCAGCAGTATAACCTCATTACCGTAGCCAAACTGCCTGTGGACTACAGATGCAACAAGAACAACAATTCAATCATGCAAACAAGGCATAGGACTACAACCCATTGGATCGATACCAATTAAACGAGCAGGAATCGATTCCAAGTGTGTCATGATAGCAGAATTTAAGTTTAAAACGGAATTAAGTttaaaatgttgtccggcattgcCCCGATGACTGATAATTGTAACCTTGATTCCTTGCATTAACAAATCTCACAACATGAGgggaaaaaaaatttaagatgacACGACACGAAACGGAACGGAAAAGTTTGATTTGCCTCCCAGCAATGAGCCACCCCACTGGCGTTCCTTCTTGCATGGGGTAAGTCAGTCATCATCCAGAATACTCGAAAGGTTGTGGGGGCTGAGGCTCCTCATCTACTGCCATTGCTGAAGACCCTGATCCCTGCTGACCGGTTGTGGCCGTTGCAGCACCCCCAACGTTGGATGGCAAGGTCGTTGGTGCATCAGAAAGTGTGAGTACCTCAACTTCGGTTGGCTGTAGATCCTTGAGAAGCACAAAACCAGAGGGTGCTAACTTAACGGGAACATATCTACTTTCCTCCAAAAATCTGATGTACTTTTCTTGTGCAGGGACAACCCTGGCTGGATTCGTCAGAACTTCATAAGACGGTTCAGGCTCCACCTTCTTTTCCGAAGCACTATCCACctgaagaaaaacaaaatcatgaTGTGAAGTTTTTAAAACTCAAATAAATTGCGGATGAGAAGTTTAAGATCAGCAAATATTTCGGACCTCTACTGAGCAAGGAATGAGATAATTTGTATTCCCATGGCCTCACATGAATTCTCAAAAAGATCTCCAAATAAAAGTCAAACATTTAACAATAGCGTATTCTAACAGTAGCCTACTTTTTGAGACTTTGTTGTAAGTTGTTCAAATATGCACCAAAGGGATGTACCCATTTTAGAAGTCAAAGAAGTCCCAAGACCCAAAAAGTTTAAAGACCCAAGTTTAAAAAAGTCCCAAGACCCAAAAAAAAAGCCTTCTGTTGTCTCCTTTCAAGAGACCCTAAGTTGGCAGTTGAAGTTTACAAGACTCCAAGAGAATGTGACATCTATACACTATCTCAACAGGATATGAAAAGACAACAATATTTAATTGTCTGTAAACATAATATAACTCGACAAGCAATCATGAAAATTCACCTGCATTGCATCAGTATCCTTCTCAGAAGATTTATTCGTCTTTCCAGAAGTTGAACCACTAGATGTATCATCACTCGATGGCTTCTCCAAAGCAGCTTTATGTTCAGCATCCTTTTTAGCTTTAGACTTTGCTTTTGCTGCTGTTGACAAAACAGCGGTGGGCATCTTGATAGCTGAAGTCGAAGTGGGAGGTGCGGTTGGGCGGGGGTATTCAAATAGGGAAGGCTTTGCATTTGATAAGAACTCAAATTTTGGAACTTTCAGATCATAGTTAAGTCCAATAAAGGCAGTTGGGGAGAACGCGAGGCTTATAAAATAGAGAAGGGGATACCAATACCAGAACTGGCTGAAAACTGCAAGCCCAACAACAGCTGTGATTTTATCATGCTTAGTTTTAGAAAGCAGTTTAATAGTTACATTCCTTCCACCGGCGTCAAGAATTCCAGAAGCCAATATAGCACCCATCTTGCTCATCGTATCTTCATGCTTATCAAGAATTATCTTCTCTAATTGCCGCCTACATAAATCAAGCAGATTAAGTACAGCAAAGCAGCTATTATCTACTTCGTACCGACATTAGactggagtatatatatatacctgaaAGTCCCAACACGAGAGTCACAGGATTCATTAGTCTGAATCATAACCATAGCCATAGCTATGAGGGCTCCTTGGCGAACAAAATCCACGACATCAGACGTCAAAGGCTCTAGCAAAGAAATGGCATCGCTTAAACCAGTACCAGCACAGGAAATGCCAACTGCTAGAGCTGCACCATATCGGACATGTGGGTTGTAAGACTCTGATAGCAGGGAAACAATTCTTGGGGTCTGCAGGGATGTAATGATAGCcaattttaatgactagattataaCCAAGAAAACTAGAAATATTTCATAGGTGTCGAGTTGTCAACTATGAGTAAATCGTTATTGACATTGCAGAACTGGCTACTAATCAATACAACTATAATGCCCTACAAAAAATACTTTGGTAATGAGAAGGGGGACAACAGAGGGTATTTTTAAATCATAGGTACGTAAAAGAACTTGAACTAATGGATATTCCTCTCTGCTATCAAAGTATAAGATTTCAATTTTCAAGAAACCTTCACGAAATTAAATTCATGTGGCTAGTGCATAATAACTTCTATTTCATATCTTAGGAATATATTAAATAAACAAGATATCAGTAAAAACAAGTAATAGAAACTAACCTGTTCAGGttcagaatataggacaaatcCAAGGGCTAGAACAGCTGTCCTGCGAACATCATCACTTACATCCGACACAGCAAAATGAAGCAACTGATGGATGGCCTTGTTGTTTGATGTCCCCCTATAACCTAAAGCCAAAGCATACATGCCACCATAACGGATAATAGGATCTTGATCTCTAGTCATTTGCTCAATCAATGTATCAGCCTGTTCTTCCCTTCCATATACTGTCAATGCAATTCCAAGAGCTAAGcccctgaaaaaaaaaaacacatataCAAACTGCAACCAGTAAATATTGTGCAATATAATAGAAATTGCAGATGTGCCAAAATTGTGACTAAAAAGCACCGAGAATTACATACTAAGCCAAATTGAAGATTATCATTCTCCAAAGTAAAAACAGAGAGATATAGTTTATGCTACATATCCCATGCTTGATGCCAATTATGCAAAACCACACTTACCTTATGATCTTTTCATGTTGTGTATCATGTGCATATGCAAGCATCTCAGTTGCCTTCTCACTTGCAGTCCCAACCATAAGAAGTCCCATGCTAATGCCAGCAGCTTCACCAGCCACAGCACTATCTGTATAAAGTACATTTTTGACATCTTCAAATATTACTTCATCTGCTGTTCCCAAGGCTGCCAACCCCAGTCCCAAGCATGCACCATGCTGGATGACCTGTAAATATATATCGACATATCAAATACAACAGGGTTAAAAAATTTGAGACCTATATTGGTGAACCTCAAAATTGAGGTGGTCCCAAGAGTCTTATCGGAAAAGAAAGAGCACCTCAGCATTAGTATTCCGCAGGCTTTCACGGAGAAATTGTTTTATGCCTTCTCCATGGTTGGCATGAATTAACCCAAGAGCATAAAGGGCACCACCTTCTGAGTAAGGGCTGCCTCCACCAACAGCACCAGTTTGAGGGAGATAAGGTGCCATCAGAGACCTGCCTTGCTGCAGATGGCCTCCATGGATGACCCCCAGTCCGGCTGTAGCACTGAACTTAGCCCAGTTCGTTGCCCTACTAAGCCATTCCTGTCAAGTAACAAAAAATGGTAAAACAATAtgcaccaaaaaaaaaaggaaaagtaaCTGGCCAACAATGATTTACAATCCTACTGAATTTGTAAGAAACAATAAGATGGTATCAGTAAACATAGATCAGTTTGCAGAAGAATAGGAACTTCATTGGTAAACATAAAATTGTAATCATACCAGGTTTTCTCTAAGAAAGGTATCCACAGTTGTTCCAGCATGCATTATTGCGTTGGCGCATATTGTTGCACTGTGGCAGACACTATTTCTCATTTCCACAGACTGCTTTATCGTCTTAAGAATCAAAAGGTCCGACCTAAAATTGTGAGACAATAGTATCAAAGATGTCATGCATGAATGCTAAGAAACAAGAGTACACATCAAGCCTTGTGAACGATGGAAGTTCTTATGCCTCACCTATTGTGACTATATAAAAATTGTAGAGTCAATTGTATTGAAGTCTCTCCTGATAAAATTCCTTTTATCTTTGCAAGTCTCTCATTATATGCAGCATCAGTTTGATTGATATCTTGTGAAGTCCCATTGGCAGTATGAGATTCTTCTGTCATGTGAACATCCTCAGATGCAGCAACTGCATTGTCAGCAGTGGCATTCCCGTTCTCTGAAGTTGGTGCACTAGACCCTTGTTCAGGGTTCACATGATCTACAGCTTGGGATTTCGAGCCAACCAAACGACTTTTCAGATTTAATAGAAAGGCTTGGTGTTCATTTTCCTCAAGATCAAAAGCAATCTGAAATGCAAGAAGTGCATCATCCTACAAACAACAAAACATAGCAATACATCAGCATTGGAACAAAGCTCAAACAAAATGACAAAGCTAAGTACCTTGCTCCCAGATAGTAGCTTCTCCAAAATGGTCGCAACAGTGTCAGGTTCATTCAAAAACATGAGACATTGGCAAATGCTTAGATAATCAGGAGAAGGCAACCTTTGATATATTTTAACAAGCAGACGGAGAACCTGCGACAACAACACAAAATcaatcagggatccatcacacaTTACTTTGAGCAGTGCATTATCATGCAAACTTTAAACCAGATGTGGAGACTAAATACCCAATACATCAAAGATTGTGTTCAGGAAAAACCAATCATGAGCTACAAACTGGAGTTTCAGCTTTATCTATGTCAACACAAGTGTTCGTATAAGCACAAATATTTACAACAATATGCACATGAATGCACAAGGTGAAATGCAGCTTATGAGATTACACTAAGAATGTCAACGTCCTTCATGCCAAACAGGTCTAACAAAATTAAATGGCTGTTAACCATATAAAAAAGCCTCAACAAAATCCAACCTGACAGAGACACCCGCCACAACTGCAAATGCCACTACCACCACCAAGCTATCATCGTCATCATTACTATAGTAATCACCATGAACACACCACACACCCCCACCCACAATCATGAATCCCCTTCCTATGCCTTCTAGGTTCAATTATAGCATTATGAGGATATCTAACAGCCTCAGCCCACCTATGTGAATGATGAGGACCACaaatatttgaaattttttctctcctctttcatTTCCTCTAAATCATTACATAGCTGGAATCCATATTTATATAATTGAAGTTAACAATGTTCTATCCAATATTGATTTCATGTAAAAAcctctaaaatatttaaataatggtTCAATATCAGTCGGTTCAAAGTACAAGTTAGACTGATATGTATTTTAGTAGTCTGGTCAAGAACTAGCAATGGACCATATGGCTTAGTATTATTCACTATACTGCTTTTTTTATCTAGTGATTTCATGTGGTACGGGTCAGTAAACCTTTGGTATCTTGATACCATTACCATGTTGGTCCAACCAGTTGCCAAAGAAACTATTGGGCCAGTTTTTAAAACCATTGTTTGAATTGTACACACTTGTCTTTTTTACCATCAATTTTAGTTAGTGGACGAAGGTGAGTGGTAGGTATACAAAAGATAATACCTTGACCTTAGTTTTATCAACCCTTTCCCATTGCATTTACACCATTTTGCATGAATGATGGATCAATGTGCATCACTTTACACCACCAAAAATTATGGAGACTCATACAAATCAGCATTTTGCATTTCCCATTCCATCCATAGCTTTTATGTCTCTAGTTTATTACTTAAATGGCCAAATCTACATCTAAATGCAGCTTAACACGAAAGGATTCAGAACTAAAACTGAAGAATAGAAGTTTGACACAATATATTAATGTCCTAAGCAAATatccttccaaacctataagataCCCATAACAGTAAGAAAAAACACAAAACTCTGCCATAACAATTCTGAGCCCCTTATAAAATATGCTTTACTCTAAAAGATCACTAACATCTGCTGCACATTGACAAGTGAAATAAGTTACTTAGCTCTAGAGACCTGTATGGCCTAGTCATCAATGTTCTCCAACCAAGATTATATTATTCCATTGCCATCTTATCCAATCATAAAATGAAACAATTTTCTCACCTCTCAGCATATAAAGCATAGTGACTATCTAATAAATGAACACCATCTCAACTAATGGGGAACACTCTGGGTTGAAATTGTCATTCATGATCATGTACAATTAACACCTAGTTACAATTTCTTCTTGTTCTATCAACATATTTGTCAGTTACTATAGCATCATTTTAACGATGGGTATGAATGAAGCACCAAGACAAGTTAGCACACATAAAATTAAGAAAAGACTATATTTACAAAATTAATTTTACCTCACAACGATATTCTCTGTGATTAACGAAAGAATGTGAAAGAGTGATGCAGTACGAAAGTGCACCGTGAACATTATCGCTATGAGTAATAGCTTCCTCAAGCTTATCCAGTCTCCTACACTCAATGGCCATTCCCATGGCTTGCTGATATTTTCCATCCAAAATGCACCTGCATCAAGAAGAAACCACATTTACATGTCCCATTAAATAGCAAAAAGATGCAAATAAGGTACACAAAGTATCCTTGCATACTTGTCTAGCATCCTTTCCACTATAGCTTCCAACCTAGGATCCATCTTTGACTCCTCTTCACTTGATTTTGCTGCTTTAGACCTGAGGCTGGCATATTCGTCTAGCGCTTTGGCTAAAACAAGCATAAAAAATATACATTAGAGCTCACAAACATGCAAAAGAAACGTGAATCACTGCGGGCTGAATTTTTTACCTAAGAGAGTATGAGCATAATCTGTGTCTTCTGATACATCAAACAGGGGTCCAGCACCAAGAGCATAAGATAATGAGTCATTAAGTTCTCCAAGGTAGTAGAACACCTGCATAGAAAACACAAGCAAGAGCGTGAGGCAAACACTCCATTGATAAGTGCCACAAATCAAGGCGCACATCAAACGATCAAATTAGAGAAAGAGGGAAAGAAGCATAACCTTGGACACCACCAATGCAGCAAGTTGCCTCTGATCAAACTCCTCATCTTCATATAAACTTTCACTGCAACCGACAGATTTAACTCGGTAAAGCTGAGTACATACTCAAGTGCAAAAATAATCTTTATCAGGTCTACAACAGAACAATATCAAGTAGGTTTGCCCAAAATTTCCCTGGTCTGACATAGAACGCCGTGATCTGACAAGTGAAGGGGTGAACCATGCAATCATACCTGAAATCAGATGCCAAAACGTTGCCAATACCACACAAACCCTAATTCTATAATAGGACCATGTGATAGCAAGTGATCAAGTTTTCCAACGATCCCAAGATCGTCGATCCTAACCCCCAAACCCGCAAATATTCTTAAGGTTCACCAtacctaagaaacaaaattcgacgGAAAAGCAGAAATCCTGGCATGAAACCCCCCAAATCATGAACTCATCGCAAAGCCCTAACCCCAAAACCTAGGAGGCAAAAGGACAAGAAACCAGGAAGAAACGGGGAACGGGGAGGGAAAAATATGGGGGCGCTGGAGGGCTCACATGGTCGGGACGCTAGTGGAGATCTCGGGCCAGAAGAGGTGGACGAGGGAGTTAAGCTTGTCGAGGGCGTGAAGCTTCAGCGCCGGGTGCGGCTCGTGGAGCATCGCAATAAGGCCACTCGCCGAGCTTACCACCGCCATCTCAGGCTTCTTCCGCCGCTCAACGCCCGTTGCTTCTACGATCGCCGCCCCAAGAGAAAGGattgggagggggagggggagagagagagagatgagtgcGCCTTCTCTCCTCTTACTTGGAGACTCTGCAACCTAATAAAAAGGAGGAGCGGTGgtgattatatatatgtatatacggaTTCGATACGTCAATTCATGTTTAAACGGGTCCGAACCCGACCCGATTTAACCAAAACCGCTTTGCTGATCCGACCCGCGAACTTAACTGATCCCTACCCCGATCTCCGTCGGTCTTCCCCCAACGAGACGACGACTGGATCTCCGTCGGTCTTCCCCCAAAGAGAACGAGACGACGACTGGCTCTCGTCGTCGCCCGACCGCGGTGCCGAACGGTAAGCATCTTTCGCATCCCTTCCCCCGTCCTCTATTTCTTTCATATTCGTTGATCTTTTAGCCTCGACTGATCTCGTTTGTCTCTCGTATTGATCTTTGTGTTCCCATTTTCTTATTTCCGGTCGACAAGATGAGGTTTTTCTTTGATTTTGAGGGTTTTCTACGATTTCTACGTGATTTCGGTTCTCTCGGACCCCTAATGAAATGGGTTGCCGAATATGAGGATGTTGTTGTGGTGATCGATCCCAATTTCTTTTGGACTGCATCAAATTCAGTCATTTACTACTTTGAAAAAaatgtcaagaaaaaaaaaatatatataattctaaTTATTCACTAATATTTTTAGAAGATGCCAAGAATGATCATATCAATAATTTATTACAATTTTTACATTGGTATATACGGATGGTTGATTTTTCACTTTATTATATTACCATATATATGGAGATTATACTTTTCCTCTTTTGTCTTTTggaatataattatatatcacaAGAAATATGGAGATTTTTTATATTCCATTATCATTTAGCATTATTATGTTCAAAAGATGACCATATCGATAATTCATTATCATTTatccagacaatggtgtacaaattacagtgaagtcggtagacttcgggagctactaggcaacggactatcctagagtagtgcttcatctaggtgtgatccaagagtgggtggatgaatgtcgattgccaaaggagcgaacaaaatcaaagatGGAAGAGactctgcgatgtattggcagaggccacacatggagggttcacaattcgagttctatctcataaggatcaaaatgcaatagagatgtcacgcgACATAGTCCTGGGAGGGATAATGACATATTAAGAAAAATACATATGTTTGATTTCATTTTATTATACTATCATTaaatgtaaatattttttatttttataattatgaaagatcATCATAAATTACAAGACATATTGATATCAAATACTTTTTATCGCTATACCTTTTGTTATTCATCTACTACATTATGTCTAAATTTTATATTCTACTACATTGGTATATTAAGAAGAATATTG
The window above is part of the Musa acuminata AAA Group cultivar baxijiao chromosome BXJ1-1, Cavendish_Baxijiao_AAA, whole genome shotgun sequence genome. Proteins encoded here:
- the LOC135678071 gene encoding 26S proteasome non-ATPase regulatory subunit 1 homolog A-like, which produces MAVVSSASGLIAMLHEPHPALKLHALDKLNSLVHLFWPEISTSVPTIESLYEDEEFDQRQLAALVVSKVFYYLGELNDSLSYALGAGPLFDVSEDTDYAHTLLAKALDEYASLRSKAAKSSEEESKMDPRLEAIVERMLDKCILDGKYQQAMGMAIECRRLDKLEEAITHSDNVHGALSYCITLSHSFVNHREYRCEVLRLLVKIYQRLPSPDYLSICQCLMFLNEPDTVATILEKLLSGSKDDALLAFQIAFDLEENEHQAFLLNLKSRLVGSKSQAVDHVNPEQGSSAPTSENGNATADNAVAASEDVHMTEESHTANGTSQDINQTDAAYNERLAKIKGILSGETSIQLTLQFLYSHNRSDLLILKTIKQSVEMRNSVCHSATICANAIMHAGTTVDTFLRENLEWLSRATNWAKFSATAGLGVIHGGHLQQGRSLMAPYLPQTGAVGGGSPYSEGGALYALGLIHANHGEGIKQFLRESLRNTNAEVIQHGACLGLGLAALGTADEVIFEDVKNVLYTDSAVAGEAAGISMGLLMVGTASEKATEMLAYAHDTQHEKIIRGLALGIALTVYGREEQADTLIEQMTRDQDPIIRYGGMYALALGYRGTSNNKAIHQLLHFAVSDVSDDVRRTAVLALGFVLYSEPEQTPRIVSLLSESYNPHVRYGAALAVGISCAGTGLSDAISLLEPLTSDVVDFVRQGALIAMAMVMIQTNESCDSRVGTFRRQLEKIILDKHEDTMSKMGAILASGILDAGGRNVTIKLLSKTKHDKITAVVGLAVFSQFWYWYPLLYFISLAFSPTAFIGLNYDLKVPKFEFLSNAKPSLFEYPRPTAPPTSTSAIKMPTAVLSTAAKAKSKAKKDAEHKAALEKPSSDDTSSGSTSGKTNKSSEKDTDAMQVDSASEKKVEPEPSYEVLTNPARVVPAQEKYIRFLEESRYVPVKLAPSGFVLLKDLQPTEVEVLTLSDAPTTLPSNVGGAATATTGQQGSGSSAMAVDEEPQPPQPFEYSG